In a genomic window of Ptiloglossa arizonensis isolate GNS036 chromosome 12, iyPtiAriz1_principal, whole genome shotgun sequence:
- the Pwn gene encoding calcium-binding EGF-like domain-containing protein pawn: MAEPTGSKVLVTLSLLLMFAGALAIQNDRTSSRSSHEDIILSASSYTGPERTSNMVHRDGSPTFQRTVPAFQLESSKSVDNFDKNDARFEDGDIRHEETIDVLTSSKHVDHIDGNNIEVKPGEYYRITPTTSESLSGEGQGAPQGPKLLTEPHQLVGVSHQRPQYLQAIDQQRRARQETPRIYSEHAPPPILQTASPGQRQANPDIQDIITGIVKLLNGNVNVAANTVRPLRPIQATRINNRGPPRISDVPPLPPDFDTPGMNPPPPPDHPYPFEKPPAPDRPVVNQLPPERPIRPFVNGVPLPEQIVPQGNRPWTWNRPGGNRRPIPPYKPLPPSLDSTFHREKEQEDKHQDKVHFDSPNESSTKQEENDQNETTTNGMEHSTKAHDEEVRQKERNDTRIVEKPIGENTTKKSDTENPVKKENKHQSPAKENQPSNESTTTTVRPEANHSNRVNDTKHDDSPKPVIPLEIKPTKSSKISDTMTKTSTKSYTTSTLSVETSSSVHTIQPTATTTTTIATNDDTYNPGPGGSITVVALEPSKSSDTENTSTATSVPTDNLPSSFTRSPSTVEKTTIHTPVSNTFAKNPAPTDRYAYRPRPGIVLDDTLDYTGSQGLATQRPYAPPRHPPLGDIFDVTVSAIQGPGGGGGGSAEGVRVPINAGSADVILTSAVEGQGFVSIDGKRTYLNLFENTDRTSTHVQPQPQPTRTQPPAVVGTGFAVPQPDPPAASPRPIAPIRRPTFHRRPTQPPVRIDTCIVGDTSTCDISQHEACATVQGVSACHCKPGYARLQHSLPCKKIISIVVSMRVDKIYDRKVVWDTGFIDRDSESYQTLAYEANRAIESAMSMTPFSDEYMGSSINGVYQGDVSQGQGGVFVNATLKLTYEPRTIRPSLAGELQRHLLGVIHRRSNNIGNSALYVDSPPGSISNLQDLDECASSELNDCHSLATCVNNWGGFTCACNPGLKDPHKDDTNESGRVCISCPSTYCNNRGTCSYQGDHMQCACTGNYYGAQCEVDGEVLGVAIGASVAALIIIVLTLVCLVMWSRRWSREQKSVGSPVYGYIQGGIPGTLPGTLARVGSVGTLASVKQGPPTNLPPYMWAHFADHMATANVYATEPMGPTRPSSAVFGYPPINVHGTLPPVPLPRLQAPPRPRQRHQPDPDSSDSELQDKDRADLIPHSSGFHVPRPKSRSSLANQSGIYNDVEYDQGDVHHLSKNNIPMSTYRPYYRT; the protein is encoded by the exons GTGCGCTGGCTATCCAAAACGATCGAACGTCCTCCCGTTCCTCTCACGAAGACATAATTCTCAGTGCCAGCTCGTACACCGGACCGGAAAGGACGTCCAACATGGTTCACCGTGATGGATCGCCGACTTTCCAGAGGACCGTTCCAGCGTTTCAACTGGAAAGCTCGAAGAGCGTCGACAACTTCGATAAAAACGACGCGAGGTTCGAGGACGGGGACATCAGGCACGAGGAAACTATCGACGTATTGACGTCCTCGAAACACGTCGACCATATCGATGGCAACAATATAGAAGTCAAGCCCGGTGAATATTATCG CATCACGCCCACAACAAGCGAATCCTTGTCGGGGGAAGGACAAGGGGCTCCGCAGGGACCAAAACTCTTGACGGAGCCCCATCAGCTGGTTGGAGTGTCGCACCAACGGCCACAGTACCTGCAGGCAATCGATCAACAAAGACGCGCGCGTCAAGAGACACCGAGGATCTATAGCGAACACGCGCCGCCGCCAATTCTCCAGACAGCCTCGCCGGGACAACGACAAGCGAATCCCGATATACAGGACATCATCACAGGTATCGTGAAGCTGTTGAACGGGAACGTGAACGTTGCCGCGAACACGGTCAGGCCTCTGAGACCGATCCAAGCCACCAG GATCAACAACCGTGGTCCACCGAGGATATCCGACGTTCCACCGTTACCACCGGATTTCGACACACCTGGAATGaacccaccaccgccaccggatCATCCATACCCGTTCGAGAAACCACCAGCACCCGATAGACCGGTGGTCAATCAGCTACCACCGGAACGACCGATAAGACCTTTCGTGAACGGGGTACCCCTACCGGAGCAAATTGTCCCGCAAGGGAATCGTCCCTGGACTTGGAATCGTCCTG GAGGCAACAGACGACCAATTCCACCGTACAAACCGCTACCACCGTCCCTGGACTCGACTTTCCATCGAGAGAAGGAACAAGAGGACAAGCATCAAGATAAAGTTCACTTCGATTCGCCCAACGAATCATCGACCAAACAGGAGGAGAACGATCAGAACGAAACTACCACGAACGGTATGGAACACTCGACCAAAGCTCACGACGAGGAGGTTCgtcagaaagaaagaaacgatacgaGAATCGTGGAGAAACCGATCGGTGAGAATACAACGAAGAAATCGGACACCGAGAACCCAGTCAAGAAAGAGAACAAGCATCAATCACCGGCCAAGGAGAACCAACCGAGCAACGAGAGTACAACGACCACGGTTCGACCGGAAGCTAATCATTCGAACCGGGTAAACGACACGAAACACGATGACTCTCCGAAACCTGTGATACCGTTGGAGATCAAACcgacgaaatcttcgaagatcaGCGACACAATGACCAAAACATCAACGAAATCTTATACCACGTCCACGCTGAGCGTCGAGACCAGTTCCTCGGTTCACACGATTCAACCCACCGCGACAACAACCACCACGATCGCCACGAACGACGATACGTACAATCCGGGTCCCGGTGGATCGATCACCGTTGTGGCTCTAGAGCCAAGCAAATCGTCCGATACCGAAAACACGAGCACCGCAACGAGCGTTCCAACCGATAATTTACCATCGAGTTTCACGAGGAGCCCCAGCACCGTGGAGAAAACTACGATCCATACACCCGTTTCCAACACGTTCGCGAAGAATCCAG CCCCCACGGATCGCTATGCTTACCGACCCCGACCTGGTATCGTCCTCGACGATACCTTGGATTACACAGGATCCCAGGGACTGGCTACCCAACGACCGTACGCACCACCGAGGCATCCACCTCTCGGTGATATTTTTGATGTCACGGTCTCGGCTATCCAAGGccccggtggcggcggcggaggctcTG CGGAAGGTGTCCGGGTGCCGATAAACGCCGGCAGCGCGGACGTGATTCTAACGTCGGCGGTCGAGGGCCAAGGATTCGTCAGCATCGACGGGAAAAGGACGTATCTGAATCTGTTCGAGAACACGGATCGAACCTCCACGCACGTGCAACCCCAACCTCAACCGACAAGGACCCAACCGCCCGCTGTCGTCGGCACGGG ATTCGCGGTTCCTCAACCCGATCCCCCAGCCGCGAGTCCAAGACCCATCGCACCGATTCGGAGGCCAACGTTCCACAGAAGACCCACTCAACCTCCCGTTAGAATCGACACTTGCATCGTGGGCGACACGAGCACTTGCGACATCAGTCAACACGAGGCGTGCGCCACCGTACAAGGGGTGTCCGCTTGTCATTGCAAACCGGGATACGCCAGGCTGCAACACTCCTTGCCGTGCAAAA AAATAATCAGTATCGTGGTGTCTATGAGAGTGGACAAGATCTACGACAGGAAAGTCGTATGGGACACAGGTTTCATCGACAGGGACTCCGAATCCTATCAGACATTGGCCTACGAAGCGAATCGAGCT ATCGAATCCGCCATGTCAATGACGCCGTTCTCGGACGAGTACATGGGTTCGTCGATAAACGGTGTCTACCAGGGGGATGTGAGCCAAGGTCAAGGGGGTGTCTTCGTCAACGCAACGTTGAAACTCACTTACGAACCGAGAACAATTAGACCGAGCTTAGCAGGGGAACTACAGAGACATCTGCTCGGTGTTATTCACAGGAGGAGCAACAATATAGGGAATAGCGCCCTGTACGTCGACAGTCCACCTGGATCTATATCGAACTTGCAAG atttGGACGAGTGTGCATCGTCGGAACTGAACGACTGCCACTCGTTGGCGACTTGCGTGAACAATTGGGGCGGGTTCACCTGCGCTTGCAATCCAGGATTGAAAGATCCTCACAAGGACGACACGAACGAGTCGGGCAGAGTCTGCATTTCGTGTCCCTCGACGTATTGCAACAATCGAGGAACGTGTTCCTATCAGGGCGACCACATGCAGTGCGC GTGTACCGGTAATTATTACGGTGCGCAATGCGAGGTCGACGGCGAGGTCTTGGGCGTAGCGATAGGGGCGTCGGTAGCAGCTTTAATAATTATAGTTTTGACGCTCGTGTGCCTGGTCATGTGgag TCGTAGGTGGTCACGCGAGCAGAAATCCGTTGGCTCGCCGGTATACGGGTACATTCAGGGTGGTATCCCCGGTACACTCCCAGGAACTTTAGCGAGGGTCGGCTCCGTGGGTACTCTGGCTTCCGTAAAGCAAGGACCACCGACCAACTTGCCACCCTACATGTGGGCACACTTTGCCGACCACATGGCAACAGCCAACGTATACGCG ACGGAGCCCATGGGCCCGACCCGGCCAAGTTCGGCCGTATTCGGTTATCCACCCATCAACGTCCACGGAACCTTACCACCGGTGCCTCTGCCAAGACTTCAAGCTCCACCAAGACCGAGGCAAAGACACCAACCAGACCCGGACAGCTCGGATTCTGAGCTTCAGGATAAGGACAGGGCCGACTTGATCCCGCATAGTAGCGGTTTCCACGTTCCAAGACCGAAGTCCAGATCATCCTTAGCG AATCAAAGCGGAATCTACAATGACGTGGAGTACGACCAGGGCGACGTGCACCATTTATCGAAAAACAATATTCCGATGTCTACTTACAGACCGTACTATCGAACGTGA